In Bacteroidia bacterium, a genomic segment contains:
- the asnB gene encoding asparagine synthase (glutamine-hydrolyzing), with product MCGIFGQWNFNSSPLNTEIFNVQRNTLSHRGPDSSDSWFSENKNIGLSQTRLAIIDLDKRANQPMHNENNNVHAVVNGEIYNYKELRTELEKAGHIFKTNSDSEVIVHGWEEWKTNLPSKLDGMFAFAIYDEINKQMFAARDRFGIKPFYYKSAPSLFTFSSELKAIVANPDHEKKIDWSSACDYFTYRYIPSPRTIWENVCKLPPAHSILIESNGKTTINEYWKLNSENRIIPFNDAVHQARELLLKSVKKHLLSDVVVGTFLSGGYDSSALVLLQDELKYKQKTFTIGFDNWNNSEHNYAEIIAKQFKTEHYKEIIDANSLQILDNLAWNYDEPNGDISTIPTFRVSQLASKHVKVVLSGEGADEIFGGYTWHHNLMNRNNLLKKDNIYNILNGNKMHGIDGYSNAMSMGLFNNNKLKELFTKNYHNYISDDPFWFYRQHYRNDLSPLKAFQYLDIKTFMAELVLQKVDRASMANSHEARVPFLDLELVEFMFNLDEKVYFKKGTQKYILQEILKPFVPTEIINRKKQGFTGPDRYYQNVEWYKTELKNSILVENGVINRNFIENSINSIDFWRLWKIVIFEKWYKKWF from the coding sequence ATGTGCGGAATTTTTGGACAGTGGAATTTTAATAGTTCACCATTAAATACTGAAATTTTTAATGTACAACGTAACACCTTGTCTCATCGTGGACCAGATTCATCTGATTCATGGTTTTCTGAAAATAAAAATATAGGACTTTCTCAGACCAGGTTAGCAATTATTGATTTAGATAAAAGAGCAAATCAACCAATGCACAATGAAAATAACAATGTTCACGCAGTAGTAAATGGAGAAATATATAATTACAAAGAACTAAGAACCGAATTAGAAAAAGCAGGACATATTTTCAAAACTAACTCTGACAGTGAAGTTATAGTTCATGGTTGGGAAGAATGGAAAACAAATTTACCTTCAAAGCTTGATGGGATGTTTGCTTTTGCAATATATGATGAAATAAATAAACAAATGTTTGCTGCACGTGACAGATTTGGGATAAAACCATTTTATTATAAATCTGCACCTTCATTATTCACATTTTCATCTGAATTAAAAGCAATTGTAGCAAATCCAGATCACGAAAAGAAAATTGATTGGTCATCTGCTTGCGATTATTTTACATACCGATATATTCCAAGCCCTAGAACAATCTGGGAAAATGTTTGTAAGCTCCCTCCTGCTCACTCTATTTTAATTGAAAGTAATGGTAAAACAACTATAAACGAATATTGGAAGCTAAATTCTGAAAACAGAATAATCCCTTTTAATGACGCTGTTCATCAGGCGCGTGAACTTTTATTAAAATCAGTAAAAAAACACTTATTAAGTGACGTAGTAGTCGGCACATTTCTTAGCGGTGGCTATGATTCCTCTGCATTAGTTTTACTTCAGGACGAATTAAAATATAAGCAAAAAACATTTACCATTGGTTTTGACAATTGGAATAACAGCGAGCACAATTATGCTGAAATAATTGCAAAACAATTCAAAACCGAGCATTATAAAGAAATTATTGATGCTAACAGCTTGCAAATACTTGATAATCTAGCATGGAATTATGATGAACCAAATGGTGATATTAGCACCATTCCTACTTTTAGAGTTAGTCAACTTGCATCTAAGCATGTAAAAGTAGTTTTATCAGGTGAAGGAGCAGATGAAATATTTGGAGGATATACCTGGCATCATAATTTAATGAACAGAAATAATTTATTAAAGAAAGACAATATTTACAATATCCTAAACGGCAATAAAATGCATGGAATAGATGGTTATTCTAATGCAATGTCAATGGGACTATTTAATAATAACAAATTAAAAGAACTATTTACAAAAAATTATCATAATTACATTTCCGATGATCCATTCTGGTTCTATCGACAGCATTACAGGAATGACCTAAGTCCCTTAAAAGCATTCCAATACCTCGATATTAAAACTTTTATGGCTGAACTGGTACTTCAGAAAGTAGACAGAGCCAGCATGGCAAATTCACATGAAGCAAGAGTTCCTTTTCTTGACTTGGAACTAGTAGAATTCATGTTTAACCTTGATGAAAAAGTATATTTCAAAAAAGGAACACAAAAATATATTCTTCAGGAAATATTAAAGCCTTTTGTACCTACTGAAATTATTAATCGAAAAAAACAGGGATTTACAGGTCCGGATAGGTATTATCAAAATGTTGAATGGTATAAAACCGAACTTAAAAACTCAATTTTAGTTGAGAATGGTGTAATTAACAGAAATTTTATTGAAAACTCAATAAATTCAATAGATTTTTGGAGGTTATGGAAAATTGTAATTTTTGAAAAATGGTATAAAAAGTGGTTCTAG
- a CDS encoding glycosyltransferase family 2 protein — protein sequence MPDNNPIITIAILAHNHEKTIEKAIKGALSQKLTYSFEIILFDDGSNDGTSLIFQKYYKENPDVIKLFIFPESKGPIFRAKQMYENAKGKYIAWLDADDYWTFHSKLQIQLDFLETNPNYSGCFHDALIKTNEQLHVNEQTKLQSLHKYRYYSQFNHYEEEFTPYLLLKRNIIPTASLVFRKSDFSAFMNNYNLNIYSFSWAFQLKIISEGNFKYFNRCWSVYLDHNEGLSKKVNSENFTLNNISILKYFKKDSFYKKYLNTINQSIVKEYECILRNKTNNRIIFKYMVGYLWYLFIAMFWEGAYYKFNFVKQIFSGKS from the coding sequence ATGCCTGATAATAATCCCATAATAACTATAGCAATTTTAGCTCATAACCATGAGAAAACAATTGAAAAAGCGATTAAGGGAGCTCTTTCTCAAAAATTAACTTATAGTTTTGAGATTATATTATTTGATGATGGCAGTAATGACGGAACTTCGTTAATATTTCAGAAGTATTATAAAGAAAATCCTGATGTAATTAAGCTTTTCATTTTCCCTGAATCAAAAGGTCCTATTTTCAGAGCAAAACAGATGTATGAAAATGCAAAAGGAAAATACATTGCATGGCTTGATGCTGATGATTACTGGACATTTCATTCAAAACTACAAATTCAATTAGATTTTTTAGAAACAAATCCTAATTATTCTGGCTGTTTTCATGATGCATTAATTAAAACAAATGAACAACTGCACGTAAACGAACAAACAAAACTTCAATCACTTCATAAATACAGGTATTATAGTCAGTTTAATCATTACGAAGAAGAATTTACACCGTATTTGCTTTTAAAACGTAACATTATACCAACAGCATCGCTTGTTTTTAGAAAATCAGATTTTTCAGCATTTATGAATAATTACAATTTGAATATTTATTCGTTCAGCTGGGCTTTTCAATTGAAAATAATTAGTGAAGGCAATTTTAAATATTTTAATCGTTGCTGGTCTGTTTACCTTGACCATAATGAAGGTTTAAGCAAAAAAGTAAATTCAGAAAATTTTACGTTAAACAATATCTCTATTTTAAAATATTTCAAAAAAGATTCATTTTATAAAAAGTATTTAAATACCATCAATCAGAGCATTGTCAAAGAATATGAATGTATTTTAAGAAATAAAACAAATAACAGAATTATTTTCAAATACATGGTTGGTTATTTATGGTATTTATTTATTGCAATGTTTTGGGAAGGTGCATACTATAAATTTAACTTTGTTAAACAGATATTTTCAGGTAAAAGCTAA
- a CDS encoding 4-phosphopantetheinyl transferase family protein, whose protein sequence is MSFIGNDIMYFKNNVNTFNRKGVTDKILSKNESKLFHSFCLNNHLIIAWTIKESIYKITCKEGNQKAFSPKTIEIIEFISENLNEYIGKAVYSNKIYNFKTEVNKDFVFSNASNNYNTLNCINNIFFPNNVSDKRSSNNLYLNEYLNYNNKQLFFHKNGVPFISDQAKNIDISITHDFETLVYSELKNLNIATNA, encoded by the coding sequence ATGAGTTTTATTGGTAACGACATTATGTACTTTAAAAATAATGTTAATACTTTTAATAGAAAAGGTGTTACTGATAAAATATTATCTAAAAATGAATCAAAATTATTTCATTCATTTTGTTTGAATAATCACCTGATAATTGCATGGACAATCAAAGAAAGCATTTATAAAATAACGTGCAAAGAAGGCAATCAAAAAGCCTTTTCTCCTAAAACAATTGAGATAATAGAATTTATTTCTGAGAATTTAAACGAATATATCGGTAAAGCTGTTTATTCGAACAAAATTTACAATTTCAAAACTGAAGTAAATAAAGATTTTGTATTTTCAAATGCATCAAACAATTACAATACATTAAATTGCATTAATAATATCTTTTTTCCAAATAATGTTTCGGATAAAAGAAGTTCTAACAATTTATACTTAAACGAATATTTAAACTATAATAATAAACAGCTTTTTTTTCATAAAAACGGAGTTCCATTTATTTCAGATCAGGCAAAGAACATTGATATTTCAATAACTCACGACTTTGAAACACTTGTTTACAGCGAATTAAAAAACTTAAATATTGCTACTAATGCCTGA
- a CDS encoding acyl carrier protein, with protein sequence MNKLFEEVKDIIKKYAFDKTLVDKAEENSKIIADLRINSARIVDIVLDIEEKYDIEIDDKSLERIISIKDAMNIISEKLK encoded by the coding sequence ATGAACAAATTATTTGAAGAAGTAAAAGATATAATCAAAAAATATGCTTTCGATAAAACTTTAGTCGATAAAGCTGAGGAAAATTCAAAAATTATTGCCGATCTCAGAATTAATTCTGCCAGAATTGTGGATATTGTTCTGGATATTGAAGAAAAATATGATATTGAAATTGACGACAAAAGTCTTGAAAGAATTATTTCTATTAAAGATGCAATGAATATAATCTCAGAAAAACTAAAATAA
- a CDS encoding beta-ketoacyl-[acyl-carrier-protein] synthase family protein, translating to MKRVVITGIGVVAPNGCGKKEFTNALISGKSGIKHLPELAELEFGCQIGGIPDTSNNIFNKFIELYGLETASSMIKYAVLAGLEAWEDSGLQIPQQGSNEVDYNTGAIIGSGIGTIDIYGERIIPITNQKNIKKLRSTIVEHSMLSGGAATLSAIIGLGNQLSFNSSACSTGTEAIIHAFERIKNGKAVRMLAGASEPYSPWHWSPFDSMRVTTRKHNDEPEKGSRAMSESASGFVPAAGAGIVLLEELESALKRNAHIYAEIKGGYINSGGQRNGGSMTAPSSDGVIKCIQGALKESEINETDIDYISGHLSSTMADPLEISNWSKALNRKGKDFPKINSTKSLIGHTIGAAGAIESIAAIIQMQNSFLHPSINCDDLHPQILEIIDETCIPKQTIENISLNCIAKASFGFGDVNTCLIFNKFKS from the coding sequence ATGAAAAGAGTAGTAATTACAGGAATTGGAGTTGTGGCACCTAATGGTTGCGGCAAAAAGGAATTTACCAATGCACTTATTTCAGGTAAAAGTGGAATTAAACACTTACCAGAACTTGCAGAATTAGAATTTGGCTGTCAAATTGGTGGAATTCCTGATACTTCAAATAACATTTTTAATAAATTTATTGAATTATATGGGCTTGAAACAGCAAGTTCAATGATAAAATATGCTGTTCTTGCTGGACTCGAAGCATGGGAGGATTCTGGTTTGCAAATCCCTCAACAAGGCTCAAATGAAGTTGATTACAATACTGGTGCAATCATTGGGAGCGGAATTGGAACAATAGATATTTATGGTGAACGAATTATTCCTATAACAAATCAGAAAAACATTAAAAAATTACGAAGTACAATAGTTGAACATAGTATGCTTAGTGGTGGCGCTGCAACTTTAAGTGCTATTATTGGATTAGGAAATCAACTTAGTTTTAATTCTTCTGCATGTAGCACAGGTACCGAAGCTATTATTCATGCTTTTGAAAGAATTAAAAATGGAAAAGCAGTTCGAATGCTTGCAGGTGCATCAGAGCCTTATTCCCCGTGGCATTGGTCACCATTTGATTCGATGAGAGTAACAACGCGCAAGCATAACGATGAACCAGAAAAAGGAAGCAGAGCTATGAGCGAATCTGCAAGTGGATTTGTACCAGCTGCTGGTGCAGGAATTGTATTACTTGAAGAACTGGAATCAGCACTCAAACGCAATGCTCATATTTATGCTGAAATTAAAGGTGGTTATATTAATTCCGGTGGTCAACGTAATGGTGGAAGCATGACTGCACCTTCATCTGATGGAGTTATTAAATGCATTCAGGGTGCATTAAAAGAAAGTGAAATTAATGAGACTGATATCGATTATATTTCAGGACATTTAAGCTCAACTATGGCTGATCCTCTTGAAATCAGCAACTGGAGTAAGGCCTTAAACAGAAAAGGAAAAGATTTCCCTAAAATAAACTCCACAAAATCTTTAATAGGACATACAATTGGTGCTGCCGGTGCAATTGAGAGTATTGCTGCAATTATTCAAATGCAAAATAGTTTCCTTCATCCTTCAATAAATTGCGATGATTTGCATCCACAGATTCTTGAGATTATTGACGAAACTTGTATCCCAAAGCAAACTATTGAAAATATTTCCTTAAATTGCATAGCTAAAGCAAGTTTTGGATTTGGAGACGTTAATACATGTTTAATTTTTAATAAATTTAAGTCATGA
- a CDS encoding hydroxymyristoyl-ACP dehydratase, with protein sequence MDENIKKYILENLPYSKPFLFVDNIISYNENEITGTYTFDKEEFFYKGHFKNDPVTPGLILVECMGQIGLVGFALALTYPDFNYKPMLSFVESEFSKSVYPSDKVTVISKKVYFRNNILKCNITMTNSNNEEVAKTTAILTLVETK encoded by the coding sequence ATGGACGAAAATATTAAGAAATATATTCTTGAAAATCTACCGTACTCCAAACCATTTCTGTTTGTAGATAACATTATATCATATAACGAAAATGAAATTACAGGCACTTATACTTTTGATAAAGAAGAGTTTTTTTATAAAGGTCATTTTAAAAATGATCCTGTCACACCAGGTTTAATACTTGTTGAATGCATGGGTCAAATTGGTTTAGTAGGTTTTGCATTAGCACTCACCTATCCTGATTTTAATTATAAACCAATGCTTTCATTTGTAGAATCAGAATTCTCAAAATCTGTTTACCCTAGTGATAAGGTAACTGTAATTTCAAAAAAAGTTTATTTCAGAAATAATATTCTGAAATGTAATATCACAATGACTAATTCGAATAATGAAGAAGTCGCAAAAACTACTGCCATTTTAACTTTAGTTGAAACAAAATGA
- a CDS encoding SDR family oxidoreductase, protein MKKAALILGASSGIGLATAKILAKNNWNIIIVHRDRRGNMPAIEPHFEEIKSYGATLLTINNNACETKGQEEIIAEIKSHSQEFSSINALIHSIADGNIGSFTLETERKTDEYGILRTINSMGSSFVVWTQLLLKNNLLSDNGRVLGFTSEGSQKVLEQYGAVGMAKATLEAACRYLAIELAPKRITVNLLNPGVIETPAIKIFPTVAEFVKKAKERNPSGRLTTPEDIAKVAEFMLSENAAWITGEIIRVDGGEQIIGL, encoded by the coding sequence ATGAAAAAAGCGGCTCTTATTCTTGGTGCTTCAAGTGGAATTGGATTAGCAACTGCAAAGATTCTGGCTAAAAATAACTGGAATATAATTATTGTTCATCGCGATAGGCGTGGAAATATGCCAGCAATTGAACCTCATTTTGAAGAAATAAAAAGTTATGGAGCTACTCTTTTAACAATTAACAATAATGCCTGTGAAACAAAGGGACAGGAAGAAATAATTGCTGAAATTAAATCACATTCACAGGAATTTAGTTCAATAAATGCACTTATACACTCAATTGCTGATGGTAATATTGGAAGTTTTACCTTAGAAACCGAAAGAAAAACAGACGAATACGGAATTCTTAGAACTATAAATTCAATGGGTTCGTCATTTGTTGTTTGGACTCAGCTTTTATTAAAAAATAATCTTTTATCAGATAATGGTCGTGTGCTTGGTTTTACAAGCGAAGGAAGCCAGAAAGTTCTTGAACAATATGGTGCTGTTGGCATGGCAAAAGCTACACTCGAAGCAGCTTGCAGATATTTAGCAATTGAACTTGCACCAAAAAGAATTACAGTTAACCTATTAAATCCAGGAGTAATTGAAACCCCAGCAATTAAAATATTTCCAACAGTTGCAGAATTTGTAAAAAAAGCAAAAGAACGTAACCCATCCGGTAGGTTAACTACTCCTGAAGATATTGCTAAAGTTGCTGAGTTTATGTTATCAGAAAATGCTGCATGGATAACCGGTGAAATTATTCGTGTTGACGGTGGCGAACAAATAATAGGATTATAA
- a CDS encoding radical SAM protein codes for MNPMFHTLYLEATRNCNFACQSCSSGSQHKDKIEDDLPFDIIVNRILIPARKLGTKNIDFSGGEFLLRKDAFEILAKANELGFSIGILSNGSTLSEETLLKIKEILGQNVIISLGINSFDEENIESRESSQDYFLKILNRLESQHFRVNVSVTMGSFNKHSFCKTLDKINELHLPFNRVPYSPRNSTNRKWMFDKEAMKNYLHPALRKHYKGYVSYVPLFLSTENYKKYSHQKENLNHVPTNPSVGCWVGSFYAINPKGDVAPCPLVSDHVSGGNVLIEDLYDILYKSELFSKIVNRNNLKGKCGKCKFRFTCGGCRVYSYYMTGDIYESDPTCFIEDLSDKELKVMEDETVKQYRNYCRMVHFGSNK; via the coding sequence ATGAACCCAATGTTTCACACATTATATTTAGAAGCAACGCGTAATTGTAATTTTGCATGTCAAAGTTGTTCAAGTGGTTCGCAGCATAAAGACAAAATAGAAGATGACTTGCCTTTTGATATAATTGTTAATAGAATTTTAATTCCTGCAAGAAAATTAGGAACAAAGAATATAGATTTTTCCGGCGGAGAATTTTTACTCAGAAAAGATGCATTTGAAATACTTGCAAAAGCAAATGAATTAGGTTTTTCTATTGGCATTTTATCAAATGGAAGTACACTATCTGAAGAAACATTATTAAAAATAAAAGAAATTTTAGGACAGAATGTGATTATTTCCCTGGGAATAAATTCATTTGATGAAGAAAATATAGAATCGCGTGAAAGTTCGCAAGATTATTTTTTGAAAATTCTGAATAGATTAGAGAGTCAACATTTCAGAGTTAATGTTTCTGTAACAATGGGCAGTTTTAATAAACATTCCTTTTGTAAAACTCTTGATAAAATAAATGAACTTCATTTGCCTTTTAATCGTGTTCCTTACTCTCCAAGAAACAGCACTAACCGAAAATGGATGTTTGATAAAGAGGCAATGAAAAACTATTTGCATCCTGCACTCAGGAAGCATTATAAAGGTTATGTGAGTTACGTGCCATTATTTCTTTCAACTGAAAATTACAAAAAATATAGTCATCAAAAAGAGAACCTGAATCATGTTCCAACTAATCCTTCTGTAGGTTGTTGGGTCGGTTCATTTTATGCAATAAATCCAAAAGGTGATGTGGCTCCATGTCCTTTGGTTTCTGATCATGTCTCAGGTGGAAATGTTTTAATAGAAGATTTATATGATATACTTTATAAATCTGAATTATTTTCAAAAATTGTTAATCGTAACAATTTAAAAGGGAAATGTGGAAAATGTAAATTTCGCTTTACATGTGGCGGTTGTAGGGTCTATTCGTATTATATGACAGGTGATATTTACGAATCTGATCCAACTTGTTTTATTGAGGATTTATCTGATAAAGAATTAAAAGTTATGGAAGACGAAACTGTAAAACAATACAGGAATTATTGCAGAATGGTGCATTTTGGGTCGAATAAATAA
- a CDS encoding DegT/DnrJ/EryC1/StrS family aminotransferase, producing the protein MNHIKFYNVDRFYQTHKDKILELTNEVFSTGQVLEGDYVKKAEEELAKLTNRKYSLTVNSCTDALYFSLIASGIKKGDEVLVPTFSFIASASAIVRTGATPVFIDVNEDGLINLNKAAEKITSNTKAIIAVHIFGRIVNPEELNSFAEKYKLIIIEDAAQALGSKYNEIPAGKTGIASCFSFDPSKIIHAFGTGGCVVTNNEEIANKVKSIRVHGKSKNNNDFETLGYNSRIPGIQAAILQFQLLNIKSYIEKRTFIADYYYSRLKNIETLKFLSPSPSESWNYHKFPIFTSYRDELKSFLTLNNIETGIHYQKTLPEYSLFGITNNTFPVAEALAKTELSLPIYPELHDEEIKWICDCIIKFYNSKGLC; encoded by the coding sequence ATGAATCACATAAAATTCTATAATGTCGACAGATTTTATCAGACTCACAAAGATAAAATACTTGAGTTAACCAATGAGGTTTTCTCAACAGGACAAGTACTTGAAGGCGATTACGTAAAAAAAGCTGAAGAAGAACTTGCAAAATTAACAAATCGCAAGTATTCACTTACAGTTAATAGTTGTACGGACGCATTATATTTTTCATTAATTGCTTCAGGTATAAAAAAAGGTGATGAAGTATTAGTTCCTACATTTTCATTTATTGCTTCAGCATCAGCAATTGTTCGCACTGGTGCTACTCCAGTATTTATTGACGTTAACGAAGACGGATTAATAAATTTAAATAAAGCTGCAGAAAAAATAACAAGTAATACTAAAGCAATAATTGCTGTACATATTTTTGGAAGAATAGTAAATCCTGAAGAACTTAATAGTTTTGCAGAAAAATATAAATTAATAATTATTGAAGATGCAGCGCAAGCATTAGGAAGTAAATATAATGAAATCCCTGCTGGAAAAACTGGCATAGCAAGCTGTTTCAGTTTCGATCCTTCAAAAATTATTCATGCATTTGGAACAGGGGGATGTGTAGTTACAAATAACGAAGAAATAGCCAACAAAGTTAAAAGTATTCGTGTTCATGGAAAATCTAAAAACAATAATGATTTTGAAACTTTAGGTTATAACAGCAGAATACCAGGTATACAAGCAGCAATCCTACAGTTTCAATTGTTAAACATTAAATCATATATTGAAAAAAGAACTTTTATTGCTGACTATTATTATTCTAGATTAAAAAATATTGAAACATTAAAATTCCTATCTCCTTCCCCATCAGAATCATGGAACTATCATAAATTTCCAATTTTTACTTCATACAGGGATGAATTAAAATCATTTTTAACATTAAATAATATAGAAACAGGAATTCATTATCAAAAAACACTTCCCGAATATAGTTTATTTGGTATAACAAATAACACTTTTCCTGTTGCAGAAGCATTAGCTAAAACTGAACTTTCACTTCCTATTTATCCTGAACTTCATGACGAAGAAATAAAATGGATTTGTGATTGCATTATTAAATTTTATAATTCTAAAGGCTTATGTTAA
- a CDS encoding NAD(P)-dependent oxidoreductase, giving the protein MKNILITGGLGFIGSHLAVQLSENKNYSVSVIDSEKYFFEKGNLNYNYYKNLREQKLFKNSVKIFKTDLLNKEQIKLIFKENKPDIVIHLASVSVAGIADYYPDKAKENIFDITYNLLQTIVNEFHIERFIYISSSMVYGHFPKDENDNIIPPNEDAPCNPIDIYGSFKLCCEHLIKAFHHRKKLPYVVIRPTAVYGPNDCNFRVTELFVANAILKRPILLDNGGLHLLDFTYVNDLVSGIISTIENPNALNQTFNLSYGEGNSIKELAEIIKDILPNVTINNSECRPFRPNRGALDISKAKKLLDFAPEYSLQKGMKLYIEQVKEHILNLDYPEKYF; this is encoded by the coding sequence ATGAAAAACATTCTTATAACAGGCGGATTAGGTTTTATTGGATCACATTTAGCAGTTCAACTTTCTGAAAATAAAAACTATTCTGTTTCTGTAATTGATTCTGAAAAATATTTTTTTGAAAAAGGCAACTTAAATTACAATTATTATAAAAACTTAAGAGAACAAAAACTTTTTAAAAATTCTGTTAAAATTTTTAAAACAGATTTACTTAATAAAGAACAAATAAAATTAATTTTCAAAGAAAATAAACCTGATATTGTTATTCATTTGGCATCTGTTTCTGTTGCCGGTATTGCTGATTATTACCCGGATAAAGCAAAAGAGAATATTTTTGATATAACATACAATTTATTACAAACCATTGTAAATGAATTCCATATTGAACGATTTATTTATATTTCTTCCTCAATGGTATATGGACATTTCCCAAAAGACGAAAATGATAACATTATTCCACCAAACGAGGATGCTCCTTGTAACCCAATTGATATTTACGGTTCATTTAAACTTTGTTGCGAACATTTAATAAAAGCATTTCATCACAGAAAGAAACTACCATATGTTGTAATCCGTCCAACTGCAGTTTATGGTCCAAATGATTGTAATTTTAGGGTAACTGAACTGTTTGTAGCAAATGCAATTTTAAAACGTCCTATTCTACTTGATAACGGTGGATTACATCTTTTAGATTTTACTTACGTGAATGATTTAGTTTCGGGAATTATTTCAACTATTGAAAACCCTAATGCATTAAATCAGACTTTTAATTTAAGTTACGGAGAAGGAAATTCAATAAAAGAATTAGCTGAAATAATAAAAGATATTTTACCTAATGTTACTATAAATAACAGTGAATGCAGACCATTCAGACCGAATCGTGGAGCTTTGGATATTTCAAAAGCTAAAAAGTTGTTAGACTTTGCTCCTGAATATTCTCTTCAAAAAGGCATGAAATTATATATTGAACAGGTAAAGGAACATATCTTAAATCTCGATTATCCTGAAAAGTATTTTTAA
- a CDS encoding ABC transporter ATP-binding protein, whose protein sequence is MNKEIVISAENLTKYYYISEGIFSFHKKDRVIKALEGLNLEVKKGEILGIIGRNGSGKSTLLKILSQVTKPSKGKAEIHGKLVSAIEVTSGFNFDLSGKENIRNTAQIWGLKSKEIQNIEEKIIEFCNLSKFIHLPVKKFSTGMISKLAASIIIHIKADIYILDEALNGSDQVFSRKMNQKLIDLQNENKTIIIASHKITDLISLCNKAIVLDEGKIIHSGNTFEAIIFYQKIIKNNILDIVTNNKNNFKNNYFKFNDFRIISSKENYKFTFTIKPIINSILNSKIYIVINNSFDIPIGHSSIELTEVKKEIVLSCNFPNKILSNGIYIISLAIKINEDNWLFFPRVFEFEANNNNIHNYQFIPGLLISDASWEISNKTT, encoded by the coding sequence ATGAATAAAGAAATTGTTATATCTGCCGAAAATTTAACGAAATATTATTATATTTCAGAAGGGATATTTTCTTTTCATAAAAAAGATAGAGTTATAAAAGCTTTGGAAGGCTTAAATCTTGAAGTAAAAAAAGGAGAAATACTTGGAATAATTGGACGAAACGGATCAGGAAAAAGTACATTATTAAAAATACTTAGCCAAGTTACTAAACCATCTAAAGGAAAAGCTGAAATACATGGGAAATTAGTTTCTGCAATTGAAGTCACAAGTGGGTTTAATTTTGATTTATCAGGAAAAGAAAACATAAGAAACACTGCTCAGATATGGGGTTTAAAATCAAAAGAAATTCAAAATATAGAAGAAAAAATTATTGAGTTTTGTAATTTAAGTAAATTCATTCATTTGCCTGTTAAAAAATTTTCAACGGGTATGATTAGCAAACTTGCAGCTTCAATAATAATTCACATAAAAGCAGATATTTATATTTTAGATGAAGCATTAAATGGAAGTGATCAAGTATTTTCAAGAAAAATGAATCAAAAACTTATTGATTTGCAAAACGAAAATAAAACTATTATAATTGCTTCACATAAAATTACTGATTTGATATCGTTATGTAATAAAGCAATAGTTTTAGATGAAGGAAAAATTATTCATAGCGGAAATACATTTGAAGCAATAATTTTCTACCAAAAAATAATAAAAAATAATATTTTAGATATTGTAACAAATAATAAGAATAATTTTAAAAATAATTACTTTAAATTTAACGATTTTAGAATTATTTCTTCTAAAGAAAATTACAAATTTACATTTACCATAAAACCGATAATAAATTCTATTTTAAATTCAAAAATTTACATTGTAATTAATAACAGTTTTGACATCCCAATTGGGCACAGCTCAATAGAATTAACTGAAGTAAAAAAAGAAATAGTATTGTCTTGTAACTTTCCAAATAAAATTCTAAGTAATGGAATATATATTATTTCATTAGCTATTAAAATTAATGAAGACAATTGGTTATTTTTTCCAAGAGTATTTGAATTTGAAGCAAATAATAACAATATTCATAATTATCAATTTATTCCAGGATTGCTAATTTCTGATGCAAGCTGGGAAATATCTAATAAAACTACCTAA